The following nucleotide sequence is from Nitrospira sp..
TGATGCTCCCGACCTGACGGCCGATCATCTCCTTCACTGCGGCCTCTGCGCCCTTCAGATCGAGATCGATCTTCACTAGGCCGAGCTTAAACCGTGAGCCCAGTGCTTCATGGGCCTTTGCGACCAACTTCGACTTCTTCAGCCAGTCATTGACTTGGCCCAGCTTGGCCAATTCCTCAGCAGACGTGACTACTGCATAGTTGGGGACGTTGATCCCCCACTTCTTCATCAGTCCCATGCCGGGACCTTCAAGCACTTTCGCCATGGTGGACGACTCCTTGAATATGTGAGCGGGCAGAGAAAAGGACCGCCAGAGTACCGAAATCTAGGGTTTAGCTCAATCCGCCAAAGGGCCTACATTTCGAGATCAGAAGTCCTACCACAAGGGGCACCGAAGATTCATCACCCTAACTCCTTGAAACAACTGTTAATGCAGACCACCCACGTCTTATCTTGTTCCCCGCAAGGTTCGGCCTTTTCCCGCAGACCGGCGACATCTCCGCTGGCACATCGGACAGTAAAACGAACTGCGTTCGCCGACGGCTCGCTGTATGACGGATCCACAGACATTCGGACAGGGTTGTCCTGCCTTGGCATACACTAAATGTTTCCGCTTGTACTGGCCTTCACGACCATCAGGCGCAAAATAGTCGCGTACACTTGATCCTCCCAACGCGATCGCTTCGCGCAACACCTCGCCCATGGTCCGGTACAGCAGCATGATCGCATCATCTCGCAGTCGATTCGCCGCCTGGTCGGGATGAAGTTTGGCGCGGAAGAGAATCTCGTTCGCATAGATGTTGCCGATTCCTGCAATCACCTGTTGGTGCATCAAGAGGGGTTTCAGTCGCCTACGCGTGGTCTCGAGAATTTGGCGGAAGGCTTCATACCCGATTGCCAAGGGATCCGGACCGAAACGGCGCATGAGATACTGATCGAGCCCCTCCCGATCGAGCAGCGATAGGCGTCCAAACCGCCTAGGGTTCCAGTATCGCAGCTCCGATTCCGCGCATCCCTCCAGGGACAGAACGAAATGAACATGTTGCGGCGAATGAACCGGCACCGATTGAAACAATAACAGCCCCGTCATCCCAAGTTCCGCCACCAAAAACCGTGGCTGCCCATTACGAGTCAGGGTCAGGATAACGCTCTTGCCCTTACGCTCAATAGCCGTAATGCGAGCCTGCCGGTACCATTCCAGGGTAGAGAGCCCTTCCCTGACAATGTCCCCACGACCGATCCAGCAGTCCCGCACGGTGGCGCCAAGCACACGTTCACGCAAGAGACGCGCGGCAACCTCGGCTTCCGGCAATTCAGGCATGGCTGACCAATTTGGGGATAGGGAAACGGCAACGAATGGGAAGATTACGCCACGATCGTGCAGGGAATTGCAACAGCTACGCCGACCACGCGGAGCAGTTGGCGCTAGCGGATCCGGCGAGCGAGCTGGACGCCCTGGATCACTTCCTCCAGACGAGGCAACGGCATGCCTCCAGGACGACGGGTCAGAACCAGCTTGAGGGAATCGGCATAGGCCATCCCTTCGACGCAACAGAGGTAGGCAATGATGACCGAGACCGATCGACCCATCCCGGCACGGCAACAAACCAGGACCCGATTCTCCCCAACATGGGACTCGATCCACGCCACCGCCTCGGCCAAGGCCTGGATCGTCGGCTCCCCAAATTCTTTCATCGGGACCTTGGCATAATGCACCCGAGATGGCACGGTGATGTTCTGCTCCTCCGCCACCATGAGGACTGCTCCGACTTGCGGTGGAGGATTGGTCGCGTCCTGGGCGTTCCCGACGAGTAATCGTCTGTTAATGAGATGCATGGGTACCTAACTATAGGCAGTCCCGATTGTTGGTCAAGACTTCCCGCCGGCCCGGCAGTTGAAGATCACCACGTCGATGCGTATACTGCCCTCACCATTCGAGGAAATTCCTGTGGCTCATCTTTCGATCGAGGACGTTGAAAAGCGCCTATCCGCCGTCACCTGCGCTGTCTGCAAGACAAACCGCTTCGGAATCGACCGACGGACCCTGCAGGCGGACGGTGAATGCCGTGGAGTCTGCCTGCAATGCCGGTATAACTTTCCCGTCTATACGGACATGGAATTTTATCTTCGGACACAACCGGATGTGCAATATCGACTCAAGGAAATATCATGCCCCCATTGCCGGCATCGGGGTGTCCGGTTAGACTTTCGTGCAACATTGTCGGTCCGGGAGGCGGTCTACTTCGTCACCTGTTCCGCATGCAACGCCGAGTTTCCTGAGCGATCTTCGCTTGAGGCCTTTGAATAACGCAGTCCGAATTGGTGTATACTGAACTTATGGCTGATAGACCACAACCAGACTCCTCGTCACCCGCAGGCTCTCTCCCGGCCGACCAGGGGAACAAACCTCGGAAGGAAATCCCCCTGATCTCCGTCCCGAATGACCGCGACATGATCGCCAACGAAATGGCGGAGCTTTTCGATGAAGATCGTGTCACGCATCAACACGGAAGTTCAGAGCCGGAGTCGGATTAACCGGCCTCAGGCCGGCCGAACAATCTCCGCTGTTCCGGAGAGTGGAATTCGGCCCACTGTTCCAGGCTTTCCCTTGCGATTTTTGCGAGAGATCTCGCTCACCCGCACGATGGCTCCACGATGCCACTCGTCGAACGGAGCATTGCTGGAAGAGCGCTCCCGATCCAGGCGGCCGATTTCCACCCGTCCCCCCTCGTCGCACCACCACACGCGTCGCTCCCCTTTCATCACCCGAAGTTCGCTCACCACCCTGTGGAGTTCGGGACTCCATGGCACCAAGGTCTTTCCATCTTTGCGAAGAATGAGGTAGGAAAATTTCAGCGCGTCCTTGATGAAGCCGACGACTCGGTCCATCTGTTGGATCCAAATCGGCCTGATCCATGGTCGCTCCTCATGACACCAATCGTCATCTTTGCCCAAAGCAGGGCAAGAGCGGGCATGCAGACAAGGGCTGTAAAGGGTGGCTTGCCCCTGACTCAGAAGGGTATCCCTCACGCCATGGAGGCTTCGAGAAACTGTCCGAAGGGCCGGCTCAATGATCATGAGCGTACCTTCCGGAGAAAGCAGAGTCAGCAGATTGCCGACGAGCTGGGCACGCCGCTCTTGAGCATCTGGCCGATCGCAATAGATCTCTGACAGCAAGTTCTGGACGACGATCAGATCGTATGGCCGCCGACTGTTTCCTTCCAGCAAATCGCGTGGCAACCCTTTTTCGATGTTGCATTCGTAGAGATGGAGAATCGGCGCAGCGGTCACTCCCTCGCCGGCGCGGTAATTCCTCAGGAGCTGACCACACAGTCGGAGGGCCTTGGATGAACAATCGACTCCCGTGGCTTCAAATGCTTGAGTTCCTCCAGCTTCATGACGTCGCACCCAGTCCAGTATACCCAACAAGCCAGTCCCTGGCCCGCAGCCCACATCGAGCACTCGAAAGGGCCTCTCGTTTCCCCCGACGCCCAGCACCGGAGCTGATTCATTCAGAAGCAGTTGCACCTTGGCGAGATTGACCGGCAAAAAATAAGTGAGATACCCGGCACGAAGCGTGGGATCGTCCAGGTAGGGAGGCCCCTCACGCAATCCTTCTCGCGTGAACATGAGCGAAAGTCGAGAGACCGCTTCGGCGATGGAGCGTGGAATGCTGGAGTCCGGCGTGCGGAGGTCAAATCCGCTCACCGTCGACAGGGTATCAAGGACTGGTCGGGAGATTTCATAGGACCGGGGCATGCAACCTGTTGACCCCTCAAAAGAAGCTAGAGTATCTTACCTGAAGAAAGGAAACAATCATGAATGACGCCATCCTGCAGGCCTATCGAGAGATCGAGATGGCCATGGAACGGTATACCATCCTGCTGGACGAGCATGTACGCACCCTCGAAACGGCACAGCCCAAGGATTCGGTAAAACTGGAGCGCATGACCCACGGTGCCAAGGCGATGCGTGATAGCAGCATCATTTTCCTGTCCTACGCCAAATTCATCGCCCACGGCATGCCGGAAAGCCCGGATATGATCGAAGAGGACCTGCAGGGTTAGCTACTCGCATAGCCCGCACCTTTGCAGTTGGTGACAGGACACCCCAACCGCTTCTCAAATGAAAAGAGCCTGCCTTTTTACAGGCAGGCTCTTTCACTTTCAGGCGACCACGCAGTACTTAGATGCTGCGCATAAAATGTCCCATCGCCTCATGGTCTGCGCCGGTCGCACCCATGACTTGAGACATCGCGACGTTGGTAGACTTTTTCCCGGTCACGCCGGACTCCACTTCGTCGACGATCAATTCCACCGGCATGGATTGCCCACCATAGACCCGAGGCCCGCCGATGATCTTCGCGTTGGAATAGCCGTAAATCGCCGTAGCGACTTCTTTCGCCAGCCACCCGACGTAATTGAATTCGGGCACGACAATGAGCTTCGCCTTCCCACATAGTTGTCGCAGTTCTTGAGTCGGAAATGGGCGCAGGGAGCGAATCTTGATAAGACCGACCTTGAGGCCCTTCTCTGCGCACAACCGAACTGCCTCACGAGATTGCGCGGCAGCGCTGCCCGAAGCCACGATGATAACCTCGGCATCTTCGACGTTTTCAGGCGTCAGCAGCCCCCCCAAATACTTGTTGATGTATTTCCTGGAACGTTCGACTGCAGCCCACACTTCCTGCTGCCACACAGCATGGATGTTGTAGGCCATGAAGTTGGACTTCTGAACCGGGGCATCGCGGGATAAGCGAGCGGGCGGATTCTCTGCATCGAGCACCGGCACGGCACCCCGCCAGGGTTCCCGAGGCGGCAATTTGATGCTACGATCCTGCATCCGCACATACCCACGGGCATGAGTCACAAAGAACCCGTCGCAGCAGACGCCGACCGGTAACGTCACGTCGTTCTTTTCACTGATCGTGAACCCGGCCATAGTGAAATCAAACATGTCCTGTTGATTCTCAGCATGGAAGACGATCATGCCGCAATTCAGCAGATAGGAGACTTCGATATTGTCCGGTTGAATGGCCAAGGGCGCATTGACGACGCGGCAGGTGAACATCGCCACGACGGGCAGGCGATGACCAGGCCATGAGGCAATCCCTTCGAGGCCGCGAAGCGTCCCAGGCCCAGCCGTTGCCGTGTAGCAACGCACACCTGCGCGGGATCCACCGGCAATCGCCGCCATCACACCGACCTCTTCCTCTCCTCGGTAGTATTCCTTCACATACCCTTCACCGTACAGAACGCCGACCAACTGCATGGTCTCGCTCTGAGGCGTGATGGGATAGGCGATGGCAAGGTCGACGTTGGAGCGTCGAATCGCTTCTTTCGCTGCTTCGCTGCCCGTAATAAATTCCTTCGTCCGCGGGGCTTCCAGGAACATGTATTCCGGCGTGACGACCTGTTGCTTCTTGGCTTCCGCATGCGGATCCTTCTTCACCTCGACCTTCGGAGCCACGCTCGTGGTAGGGTCGCCCTGCGGATTGGTCTTTTGCGTTTCACTCATGGTTACACCTCTATGGCTATATCGCCCTCTGCCTCTCGGTCCTATCCTTCCCGCTTCATTTGCTCGGCTGTATGGCCGAAGGCGCTTGCGCTACCGGCGCCGGCCGCAGAAGGCATGAAGGTGAGGGGATTGGTGTGAGTCTTGCCACCGTGAACTTTCGACTGCGTACCGGTGAACCGGACGTTCTCGCCGCCCTCCGGGAGCTTGATGCCCATTTCTTCACGAACTTTCTTAAAGATCTGAGCCACCTTTCTCAACTTCAACGTATCCGAATCACGGATGGTCAGCATCGCATCTTCGTGCCCCTGTTCCGCACAGATTGCCATGGTACAGCAATTCGTCCCTGCCCGAATCATCTTCAAAGTCAGATTCGCATAGTGGCAATGGACTCCGATGAAAATGCAGGCTTCGATCTTATTACCCCAGATGGTGAGATTGGGGTGGTTGGGGTTAATCACCTCTTCGGGGTCGATCTTCGGGTACTTCGGCCGATAGTCCGGCATCGGAATGATCATGACTTCAGGAATTTGAGCGGCGATTTCCAAGACGGCCTTCGCCTTCTCCACCGCGTGGTCGTTCCATGCCCACAGGACAAGAGGCCCGGGGAAGATCGTTGCATTGGGACTCGTCAACATCTTTCGAGCCATTTCCTCGATGACCACATCCTCGTTCGTCTCCAACAAACCGTAGTACAGACCCTGCCCTGGATCCGGCAATGCCACTCCCAATTGAGCAGCAGACGGCGGATGGAATCCAGCCGGTCCCGGCACGATGATGCGCGCTCTCGTATCTTGCGTCGTTCCCACCCCGTTTCCCCTTTCGTCCTCTCACCCAACTACTGGGCTGGCCAACACGGCCGTCGTGCTCTTTTCACCATAGGTGATGTTGTCTGTCAGTGCCGCTTTCGGAAGCTGGTCGATCATGATCATCTTAATGGCATTGTTCTTCGCCATATTGTCACAGACCCACACGCATTGCGCACATCCCTTGCATCGATCGACGGCTACATAAGCGGAGCCGTACTTAAAGCCTTTGTCCTTCCCCATTTCATCGCTGTAGAGAATGGTGTTGGCCTCGGGGCAATACTGCGTGCACAGCTTGCAACTCTTCGCGGCGCAAATTTCAACATTGATATCGGCTACGAGATACATGGACGCTCCTTCTGTATCGCCTATTTTGCGGCGGCCGCTGCCACCGGCTCTTCCGCACGTTTCACTTCCGGAGAAGCCCAGCCATGATCGACAGCGTAGTTCCACCCCGCCCGCATGACGGCGACGTTCTTCTCAATCAATTCCTGCTTCTTCTTGAACTTCCGCTCGACGACGCTATCCAACGCCGCAGTACCGCCGGACACCACGAATCCCTTCCCGAGAAACCGATCCTTCACGGCTTGCTCCAAGCCGGCCATGTTCGTCAAACCGGTGATCGCTCCGATGCAACCCATGAGCGCCATGTTGGTGGCGAGATCCATACCGGCAACCTCGAGCGAGATCTTGGTCGCAGGGAAATAATAAAGCTTGGCACGACGCTCTTCCAACTCACGAGCCTGATCCTTGTGCAGTTTCATCGGGCCATCGTTGTTGATCAACGCGATACCATCTTCCTTCAAGCCGAAGTAGAACGGCATCGTATAGGATTTCCCATGCGTGATCACCTGAGGATGGAAAATGATAATGATATGCGGAAAGGTGATCTCTCCGATTTCATAAATCGGTTCGTCTGAGACCCGCACGTAGCTCTCAACCGGGGCCATCCGCTTTTCCGATCCGTAGAACGGCACAATCGTGCTTTCTCCGCCCGCATTGATCACCGCCGTGCTCAGAATGTGTGAGCCGGTAACCACGCCCTGGCCTCCCACGCCGGCCATGCGGATGTTAAATCGTTTCGCCATGCTCGATCCTCCTTGGGAAAATCCGCCTTATGCCTTGGGAAGGCTTTGAGCCTGCGCCGCCGGCTTTTGGAGAAACTCTTTGTAGCCGTACCGCTCAGTCAGATACTGCTTCGCTTCGTCGCTGATGTATTCCGTAAACTGATAGCGATCATTTTCGACGTTCTTGGCATCTTCCATGACCTTGTCAGTCGGAATGGCATATTCGATGTTGCAGGATGTATAGGCCTGAATGTAAGTCGAGCCGACCTCTCGTGCGATCAACACAGCCTTCTTAATCACGCTCTCAACCCGGCGAGGGTTGTTTGGCACGACTGAGGCCACGTAGGCGCATCCGGCAACCTTAGCCATCTGCAACATGTCCATCTTTTCGAACTTCTTCCCCAGGGGGGCCATCTTCAGAACCGCGCCTCGGTTCGTCATGCCACTCTCCTGGCCTCCGGTATTCCCGTAAACTTCATTGTCCAGCATAATGGTCGTGAAGCGTTCCTTGCGGAACCAGGAGTGCAAGACCTGCTGGAAACCGATATCCGCCGTGCCACCGTCCCCGGCCATCACCACCACATCCTTAGGCTTATCACCGAACCTCAGTCGCAAGCCGCGGGAGAGTCCGCTTGCCACACCGTTCTGGTCACCATAATTGCCGTACACAAAGGGAATTGCGGCCTGTGAAATTGCCAATCGCCCGCAACCGGCAGTGCCCACGGTAATCGTATCCTCAGGGTTGGGGAATGCGATCATTGCCAGGCGGATGAAGAGGGTCATGGCACAGCCGGCGCACATGGGGTGCTCTTCGAGCACTTCCTTGAAAGACCCCATCTGCGAAACCGAGACCTTCTTGCCGAATGGGCCATGCTCCACCATATCGCGATATTCTTTTGGCATGAACTTTTCAAAGCCATTTGAAAACTTGACGTAATCAAGGCTCATAAGGATTCCCTCCCTTTATTCGCTTCCGACCTTTTACACAATGGACGGTCAGTCGGACGCAGATTAATTCGACACCGGTTCTTCGTTTGGCTTCTGAATGCTGTTCCTGGTTCAGTGTGAGGATTGGTTTCATCTGGCCGCATTCCGCCGCCGAGTGTAACAAAGGGCGAAAAAACCTGTCAATCGGAAGGCCTACCCAGAACGCGACTAAGATTTACCATTCCTGCGTAACAGCAAGTCTATAAAAGGCTGTGAAAGTATTGCAACTTTGCAGAAGGCCCAACGCGAACGAAAGAAGGCCTAGCAGCACGGGGGACCGCTAGGCCGTTGGCCCTAAATGGGTTAACACAGCTCTCCAAGCAAAACTAATGTGGTGGAGAGGTACGCTATTCAGTTGCAGTTCAACCAAGAAGCAGGTAAACATGGTCGCTTACCACGCTTGGATGTAAGCTGAACTTATGCCGCTGCGCGTTATAGTGCCTGGTGAGGAACAAGGCGACCAGCATGTGGGGGGAGTCCATAAACGTCCCCCGATCCCCGACGGCTCACTGAAGGCGGAATGTCCGAAGTTCATGAGTCACGGCCCCTGCGGAGGGGTCCGTAAAGGTGGGTTCTGCGAGGTCTATCCGGATATGGCTTGCCCCTGGGTGACGCTCTACAACAAGCTCAACGAACTTGGCCAACTGGAATGGATGAAGCAGGTGTGATCACGCGCGCCGGGAGTGAAGGGTGAAGGGGAGAGCACCAAAACGCCGATCGATGAAGGCGACACGTCTGGGGTATAACGAGCGGCACGCGAAAAGCGGTATCACCACTCCCTTGCCTGAGATCGAAACATTTCCCAATCAATACAAAGGCTACGAGATCACCATCGAAATCCCCGAGTACACTGCCATCTGCCCCAAAACCAATTTGCCCGACTTCGGAGCCATTACCCTCAAGTACCAACCGGACAAACACTGCCTTGAGTTGAAAGCGCTCAAGATGTACATCCACGCCTACCGAAACGTCGGCATCTTTTATGAGAATGCCGTCAATCGCATTCTGCAGGACATCGTTAAGGCCTGTCGCCCGATATGGGCCACGGTGACCGGTGAATTCGCCGCCCGTGGCGGCCTCCGCAGCATCGTCGAAGCCACCTATCCTCCGACTAAGCGTCTCTCGTCCTAGGCCTGTTCCTCAGTCGGTCCCCCGTCTCGAACCGGCACCCTCTTAAGTCTCGCCCAAAATCCACCGACACCAGACCGTCGACGTGCGGCACCGGCACGGAGAATGGGCTTCCTCTGTACAACACGAACGCATCGCAGGCCGAAAAAAGGACGTCGCGTTGTTCAGGCACCCCATGCGATCGGGCCTCGTTCGGGCAGCCGCGACCTTTCTCCTGGCGCCGACAGCCATCGAACTCGTGCCGATCCGAACTGCCGAAGCCATCCCGGCCTTCGCAAGGAAATACGCCTTGAATTGTACGGCCTGCCATACGGCTCCCCCGCGGCTCAACGCCTATAGGGAGGCCAACCATACCGGCATCCGCCTGCGCGGCAATGTATTGCGACACTACAACTTCTCGCGGCAGGACCCACCGGGCGCAGAGCCGGGTACGGTTCAAACCAAGAGCGAACTGGGATTCCCGGAAGCGTCCAGCCTCCTTCGTCAGATTCTCTTGAACCTGATCAGTAATGCCATCAAGTTCACACAGACAGGTGACGTGGCGGTCACCCTTGAGCAATGTTCCCGCAAGCCGTCTGAGGTCCACCTCAAGTTTCGTATTCGAGACACAGGAATCGGTATCTCTCAAGAGGCGCAGGCTCGTCTGTTTCAAGCCTTTTCTCAGGCTGACGGCTCGACGACGAGGCGGTTCGGCGGCACAGGCCTCGGCCTCGCGATCATCAAGCAACTGGCCCATCTCATGGAGGGAGAGGTCGGAGTGGAGAGCAGTCCCGGTCAGGGGTCTACTTTCTGGTTCACGGTTCGGCTCGCCACACAACTCATGGAGAGCAGCCGACTGCAAGGCATCCCCCTCGTGGCACTCAGCTCCGTCGAGCAATCCCCGGTCGACAGTCCCACTGCGGCCATGGAAGACAACCTCACTCGATCGGAACGGTCCGTGGCATGAGCGACGGAACGGGGTGGCACCCATGGCCGTGATCGCAGACATCTGGCGGCGGACCCTTCGACGCCTCAGCGGTACCCCCTGCGACGACGAGCAGACGGAACATTTCCTGAACTCGGTCGTCGAGAACCTTCCCATCATGGTCTTCGTCAAAGAGACTGAACAGTTGCGATTCACACGCTGGAACCGAGCGGCGGAGGAAGTCATAGGGCTCAGCCGAGGAGTCGTGCTGGGCAAGAACGACTACGACCTTTTTCCCGAAGACCAGGCGGAGGCCTTCACGAAGACGGATCGCGAGGTCCTTCGCCACGGGCAGTTCCACATCCTATCGGAGCCCATCCGGACGCCGCACCGAGGTCAGCGGCTGTTACGCACCAGGAAGTTGCCCATCTTCGATCGCCACGGACATCCTCGGTTCCTTTTGGGCATGGCGGAGGACATCACCAACCAACACCTGCAGGAGATGCATCTGCACGAAAGCGAGGCGCAAAACCGGGAGCTGTTCGAATCGTCGCGCGACGCCATCATGATCCTCTCGCCCCCCGACTGGCGGTTTCAGGCTTGTAATCCGGCCACCGTGGCCATGTTCGGCGCACGCGACGCGCAGCACTTCACCTCGCTCGGCCCCTGGGACGTCTCGCCGACGGTCCAACCGGACGGCGTCGCCTCAGCAGTCAAGGCACCTCAGATGATCGAACGTGCCATGCGGGAGGGCTCGCACTTCTTCGAGTGGAGGCATCGAAAACTCGACGGCCCGGAATTTCCGGCTACGGTGCTCCTCACCCGTATCAGTTTGAAGGGTCAGCCCGCGCTCCAAGCGACGGTTCGCGATATCACCGAGCAGAAACGCGCCGAGGCCGAACTGCATGCCTCCCTGCTCTTTCAGAAGACCCTTCTCGACAATGCCGGCCACGCCATTATTTCCTGCAAGTCCGACGGACTCATCCAAACCTTCAATCCGGCGGCTGAAGCCCTGCTGGGCTATCGCGCGGAAGAGCTGATCGGGCAACAGTCTCCCGCCCTCTTCCATGAACGGGAAGAAGTCGTGGCCCGCGCCCGTCAGTTCTCTGAAGAATTGGGCACGACCATCGAGCCCGGCTTCGACGTCTTTATCGCGAAGTGCCGCTACAACCTCCCGAACGAACACGAGTGGACCTATATCCGTCGGGACGGATCACGCCTGACGGTGTTACTGAGCGTGACAGCCCTGCGCGAGCCGAACGGTCGCGTGACCGGCTACCTCGGCATCGCGTCGGACATTACGCTCTTGAAGCAGGCAGCCTGCGAATTGTTGAAGGCGAAAGAAGCCGCCGAAGCGGCCAATATTGCGAAGTCACAATTTCTCGCCAATATGAGCCATGAGATCCGCACTCCGATGAACGGAGTGCTCGACATGACGGAGTTGCTGCAAACGACCGCCCTCTCCCCCAAACAGCGGTCCCTGGTCGACACCGTTCACCGTTCCGGCATAGCGCTGCTGGAGGTCATCAACGACATCCTCGATTTCTCAAAGGTCGAAGCCGGCAAGCTCGAGCTGGAACGTGTGGAGTTTAAGCTGAGGCAAACGATCGAGGAAGCCGTCGAACTGTTCTCCGGACCGGCCGGACGGAAGGGATTGGAATTGACCTGCTTCGTTCCCGCGGACATCCCGGACGCGGTCATCGGCGACCCCTTACGTCTCCGCCAGATCGTCCTGAACCTCATCGGCAATGCCGTCAAATTCACGTCGCAAGGGGAGATCGCCGTGACGTTTCAACTTGTCGAGCGGCATGAGGCCACGGTCATCCTCCGGGGCGAGGTGCGCGATACAGGAGTCGGGATTCCAGAGACAGCCCAGGCTCGACTCTTTACCGCCTTTACGCAGGCGGATGGATCGACCACCCGCCGATTCGGGGGAACCGGTCTGGGACTGGCGATCGTGAAGCAGCTGGTTCACTTGATGGGCGGCGAGGTCGGGCTGGTCAGCAGGCCCGACCAAGGAACAACATTCTGGTTCACCGTCACGATGGGGCTTGCCGGCGGCACCGCCCTCCCGCATGTGAATGAACGCAGCCTCGGGGACCGCCATATCTTGATCGTGGATGATAACCCCACGAACCTCCAGATCCTCGAGAACCACCTGCACAACTGTGGTGTCGGCGTCACTTCGGCCGGTTCAGCGCAAGAGGCGCTGGAACGGTTGAACGGCCTCCGGGGGAGAGGCCGTTCAATCGACATGGCCATTGTGGACCTTCAGATGCCGGATCAGGGCGGGATCGACCTGGCGCGTACCATTCGGCAAGATCCAGCCTGGCGCGCGCTGTTGCTGGTCGCCTTGAGTTCGATCGACCATTTCACCGACGACAAACACGACCGCCACCGCCTCTTCGATGGCTGGCTGCGCAAGCCGGTCCGCTCATCCCTGCTCATCGACTGCCTGACACAGTTGTTCAGCCGACGCCTTGAGACGAACCCGGAGCCGCCGGTCAAGGCGTCCTCTCCACCCCGGCGATTCGACGTCCATGTCCTCCTGGTCGAAGACAACCCCGTCAACCGTCAGGTGGCCTCCAACATGCTGGAACTGCTGGGCTGCACCGTCACGAATGCCGAACATGGCCGGCTTGCCGTGGAAGCGGCGGCGGCTCGGAGGTTCGATGTAATCCTCATGGATTGTCAGATGCCTGAGATGGATGGCTTTACCGCCACCGGCCTGATTCGAGAACGGGAACAGTCCACCGCGCCGTCGTCCCGCGTGCCCATCATTGCCCTGACCGCCAATGCGCTGGAAGGAGACCGCGCCCATTGCCTGGCAGTGGGCATGGACGATTACCTGTCCAAACCCTTCACTCTCCCCCAGCTCCGGAACGTCCTTGCCAAATGGTGTGTTCCTGGGAGCACCCCATCCGATGCACCGCCGCCTGCGGCTTCGAACACGACAACTCCTCACGTCCTGGATCAGAGCGCCTGGTAAGACATTCTCGCTCTGCAACGGCCTGGGCGCCCCGATATCTTGGCTCGAGTGCTGAACGAGTACTTAAAAGACTCGCGAGTCCTTGTTGGGCGGATTCGTGAGGCCGTGGAACACAGCGACCCGAAAGCTCTCTACGAAGCCGCCCATCGACTCAAGTCCAGCAGCGCGCAGCTGGGAGCCCTCGCAACTGCGGCCGGTTGCGCCAAGTTGGAAACACTGGGACGAGAAGCCCATCTGGAGACGGCGCCCGCTCTTGTGCAGGAGCTGGTCCTTGGGCATCAGTCCACCTGCCAGGCGATCGAAATGGAACTCCGCGCACGCACCGGCCACTAATTCCTTGCCTCCGCCCATCCTGCAGGGTACCCTGGGCC
It contains:
- a CDS encoding Hpt domain-containing protein, whose product is MLNEYLKDSRVLVGRIREAVEHSDPKALYEAAHRLKSSSAQLGALATAAGCAKLETLGREAHLETAPALVQELVLGHQSTCQAIEMELRARTGH
- a CDS encoding PAS domain S-box protein, which gives rise to MAVIADIWRRTLRRLSGTPCDDEQTEHFLNSVVENLPIMVFVKETEQLRFTRWNRAAEEVIGLSRGVVLGKNDYDLFPEDQAEAFTKTDREVLRHGQFHILSEPIRTPHRGQRLLRTRKLPIFDRHGHPRFLLGMAEDITNQHLQEMHLHESEAQNRELFESSRDAIMILSPPDWRFQACNPATVAMFGARDAQHFTSLGPWDVSPTVQPDGVASAVKAPQMIERAMREGSHFFEWRHRKLDGPEFPATVLLTRISLKGQPALQATVRDITEQKRAEAELHASLLFQKTLLDNAGHAIISCKSDGLIQTFNPAAEALLGYRAEELIGQQSPALFHEREEVVARARQFSEELGTTIEPGFDVFIAKCRYNLPNEHEWTYIRRDGSRLTVLLSVTALREPNGRVTGYLGIASDITLLKQAACELLKAKEAAEAANIAKSQFLANMSHEIRTPMNGVLDMTELLQTTALSPKQRSLVDTVHRSGIALLEVINDILDFSKVEAGKLELERVEFKLRQTIEEAVELFSGPAGRKGLELTCFVPADIPDAVIGDPLRLRQIVLNLIGNAVKFTSQGEIAVTFQLVERHEATVILRGEVRDTGVGIPETAQARLFTAFTQADGSTTRRFGGTGLGLAIVKQLVHLMGGEVGLVSRPDQGTTFWFTVTMGLAGGTALPHVNERSLGDRHILIVDDNPTNLQILENHLHNCGVGVTSAGSAQEALERLNGLRGRGRSIDMAIVDLQMPDQGGIDLARTIRQDPAWRALLLVALSSIDHFTDDKHDRHRLFDGWLRKPVRSSLLIDCLTQLFSRRLETNPEPPVKASSPPRRFDVHVLLVEDNPVNRQVASNMLELLGCTVTNAEHGRLAVEAAAARRFDVILMDCQMPEMDGFTATGLIREREQSTAPSSRVPIIALTANALEGDRAHCLAVGMDDYLSKPFTLPQLRNVLAKWCVPGSTPSDAPPPAASNTTTPHVLDQSAW
- the queF gene encoding NADPH-dependent 7-cyano-7-deazaguanine reductase QueF — encoded protein: MKATRLGYNERHAKSGITTPLPEIETFPNQYKGYEITIEIPEYTAICPKTNLPDFGAITLKYQPDKHCLELKALKMYIHAYRNVGIFYENAVNRILQDIVKACRPIWATVTGEFAARGGLRSIVEATYPPTKRLSS
- a CDS encoding ferredoxin oxidoreductase, whose product is MSLDYVKFSNGFEKFMPKEYRDMVEHGPFGKKVSVSQMGSFKEVLEEHPMCAGCAMTLFIRLAMIAFPNPEDTITVGTAGCGRLAISQAAIPFVYGNYGDQNGVASGLSRGLRLRFGDKPKDVVVMAGDGGTADIGFQQVLHSWFRKERFTTIMLDNEVYGNTGGQESGMTNRGAVLKMAPLGKKFEKMDMLQMAKVAGCAYVASVVPNNPRRVESVIKKAVLIAREVGSTYIQAYTSCNIEYAIPTDKVMEDAKNVENDRYQFTEYISDEAKQYLTERYGYKEFLQKPAAQAQSLPKA
- a CDS encoding methylenetetrahydrofolate reductase C-terminal domain-containing protein yields the protein MPLRVIVPGEEQGDQHVGGVHKRPPIPDGSLKAECPKFMSHGPCGGVRKGGFCEVYPDMACPWVTLYNKLNELGQLEWMKQV